A window of the Cystobacter ferrugineus genome harbors these coding sequences:
- a CDS encoding S8 family peptidase → MKRPEDPVAHANSLLQAVERGSEAASQLEGGFDERLLLKLSVEGLADPSALLTIPELDVVSQEEKSVVAVFSTEKARAEFESRLNDLAGGRSALREDILFAIQDIGTWGRENRLGHSLRPALPLAQDADIVVDAELWPLENSRERKLMLESFKDWCREHGASVLDDVNHPNAVLARIRCSAQVLEKTLLNRDVRRIELPPRIHSPAQLHRLPLNEYSEVMPPPDDAPGVVVLDSGLTAAHPFLAAAVGEAASYLDGKGPADENGHGTMVAGLALYGDVLKYVEQRAFVPELRLFSGRVTDEMNESPAEFLEKVIPRAVEYFADTYGCRVFNVSIGDSNRPYLGSHVGPLAAVLDTLARERDVLFVVSAGNYEGSSTGPADWRGDYPKYLLEDEEARIIDPAPALNALTVGSLARYEKSRMAHRHANDPGHQPIAREGQPSPFSRTGPTIRGAIKPDVVDFGGNWFIDTRAGNTPMGAYELGETSTSNQPHTGNLLGANSGTSFAAPRVAHLASRLLGRYPEASTNLIRALIVAHADAPDASLNLVKKDKNQLLRLVGYGQPDFEAALNSSEQRVTLVCDERLGEDQTHFFEVPIPADFLAPPNRRERRIRVALAHMPYVRSTRLDYKGSDFSFKLVRAPSIASILGVYKKTKKANRLKPQGEVTEMWPSANARGGGTVQAATWRVMQTGDRWNSEKLFVVVTRTVKKWAQGRVPEEPYGLVVLLDDRNRAESRLYSQLRAQFQQRVRPRVRV, encoded by the coding sequence GTGAAGCGACCGGAAGACCCGGTGGCACACGCCAACAGTCTTCTGCAGGCGGTCGAGAGGGGGAGCGAGGCTGCGTCCCAACTAGAGGGCGGATTCGACGAGCGCCTTCTGCTGAAGCTGAGTGTCGAAGGGCTTGCCGACCCGTCCGCGCTCCTGACCATCCCGGAACTCGACGTTGTCTCCCAGGAAGAGAAGAGCGTGGTGGCCGTCTTCTCGACCGAGAAGGCCCGGGCTGAGTTTGAATCGCGCCTCAACGACTTGGCGGGTGGAAGGTCGGCCCTCCGCGAGGACATTCTTTTTGCCATCCAGGACATCGGAACCTGGGGGCGCGAGAACCGACTGGGTCATTCCCTTCGGCCAGCGCTCCCGTTAGCGCAGGACGCTGACATCGTTGTGGATGCCGAGCTCTGGCCTCTAGAGAATTCTAGGGAGCGCAAGCTCATGCTTGAGAGCTTCAAGGATTGGTGCCGAGAACACGGCGCTTCGGTCCTCGACGACGTCAACCATCCAAATGCAGTCCTCGCCCGCATCCGTTGCTCGGCACAGGTCCTGGAAAAGACCCTGCTCAACCGGGATGTGCGCCGCATCGAACTGCCACCACGGATCCACTCCCCAGCCCAACTCCATCGCCTGCCACTGAACGAGTACTCGGAGGTGATGCCTCCTCCCGACGACGCTCCCGGCGTGGTGGTCCTCGACAGCGGACTCACTGCCGCTCATCCCTTTCTTGCGGCGGCGGTGGGCGAGGCGGCCAGTTATCTCGACGGCAAGGGACCCGCAGACGAGAACGGCCATGGGACGATGGTGGCAGGGCTCGCGCTCTATGGCGACGTTCTCAAGTACGTGGAGCAGCGTGCCTTCGTCCCGGAACTGCGGCTCTTCAGTGGCCGCGTCACGGACGAGATGAACGAGTCACCGGCCGAGTTCCTAGAGAAGGTCATCCCCAGGGCGGTGGAGTATTTCGCTGACACGTACGGCTGCCGCGTCTTCAACGTATCGATTGGTGACAGCAACCGGCCGTATCTGGGCAGCCATGTGGGACCGCTCGCCGCAGTGCTCGACACCCTGGCGCGCGAGCGGGATGTGCTCTTCGTGGTGTCGGCAGGAAACTATGAAGGCTCGAGTACTGGACCGGCCGACTGGCGTGGTGACTACCCCAAGTACCTGCTTGAGGACGAGGAGGCCCGCATCATCGACCCGGCCCCAGCGCTCAACGCCCTAACGGTGGGAAGCTTGGCTCGGTATGAGAAGTCTCGTATGGCGCACCGCCATGCCAATGACCCAGGGCACCAGCCCATAGCCAGGGAAGGACAGCCCTCCCCCTTCTCCCGGACGGGGCCGACCATCCGGGGTGCCATCAAGCCCGACGTGGTGGACTTCGGGGGCAACTGGTTCATCGATACGCGCGCAGGAAACACCCCTATGGGGGCCTATGAACTGGGCGAGACCAGCACGTCGAACCAGCCTCACACCGGCAACCTGCTCGGAGCAAACAGCGGCACGAGCTTCGCTGCACCCCGCGTGGCGCACCTCGCGTCGCGCCTTCTCGGCCGCTACCCGGAGGCCAGCACGAACCTGATCCGTGCCCTCATCGTCGCGCACGCAGACGCTCCAGACGCGAGCCTTAACCTCGTGAAGAAGGACAAGAACCAACTGCTGCGCCTAGTGGGGTACGGGCAGCCCGACTTCGAGGCGGCCCTGAATTCGAGCGAGCAGCGCGTGACACTCGTGTGTGACGAGCGGCTGGGCGAGGACCAGACCCACTTCTTCGAGGTTCCCATTCCGGCGGACTTCCTCGCTCCTCCCAACCGGAGAGAACGCCGCATTCGTGTAGCCCTTGCACACATGCCATACGTCCGCTCGACGCGACTGGATTACAAGGGCAGTGACTTCAGCTTCAAGCTCGTCCGCGCGCCCTCGATCGCCAGCATTCTCGGCGTGTACAAGAAGACAAAGAAGGCGAACCGGCTCAAGCCACAAGGAGAGGTGACCGAAATGTGGCCAAGCGCCAACGCGCGCGGTGGAGGCACCGTGCAGGCGGCGACATGGCGGGTGATGCAAACAGGAGACCGATGGAACAGCGAGAAGCTTTTTGTCGTCGTGACGCGGACGGTTAAGAAGTGGGCGCAGGGGAGGGTACCGGAGGAACCGTACGGGCTCGTGGTCCTTCTGGACGACCGAAACCGGGCGGAGTCGCGCCTCTACTCCCAGCTCCGGGCCCAGTTCCAGCAGCGCGTCCGCCCGCGCGTTCGTGTCTAG
- a CDS encoding AAA family ATPase, translated as MAEGRLLRILLKAGTEGDEVSFRRAAEEVIQEERAKKHHLLANDLERILYGESAQAKTARPVRPVRDLPKDERGLDLLSIRRSVRDLQDIVVSDEVRSALDEVLLEQSRTDVLGAYGLKPAGRLLFCGPPGCGKTSAAEVLATELGLELAIVRFDAVVSSFLGETASNLRKVFDFLERERVVALFDEFDAIGKERGDASEHGELKRVVNSFLLMLDGYRGRSLLVAATNHEYMLDKALWRRFDDVLLFEKPNTEQVKALLATKLRGVRHELSLTGREFLQRFRGLSHADIERVVIRAIKLMVLKGREIVTPDLVEEALQREEKRLALVAKQSSEGCGGRGG; from the coding sequence GTGGCTGAGGGTCGTCTACTCCGAATCCTTCTGAAGGCGGGAACCGAGGGCGACGAAGTGTCGTTCCGGCGGGCTGCCGAGGAGGTCATTCAGGAGGAGCGAGCGAAGAAGCACCACCTCCTCGCCAACGACTTAGAGCGCATCCTCTACGGGGAGAGCGCGCAGGCCAAGACGGCGCGGCCGGTCCGTCCCGTCCGAGACCTGCCGAAGGACGAGCGAGGTCTGGACCTGCTGAGCATCCGCAGGTCTGTCAGGGACCTGCAGGACATCGTCGTCTCCGACGAGGTGCGCTCCGCGCTGGATGAGGTTCTGCTCGAGCAGAGCCGCACCGATGTGCTGGGCGCGTATGGACTCAAGCCCGCCGGTCGGCTGCTCTTCTGTGGTCCTCCCGGCTGTGGCAAGACGTCCGCTGCGGAGGTTCTCGCCACCGAGTTGGGGCTAGAACTCGCCATCGTGCGCTTCGATGCGGTCGTCTCGTCGTTTCTCGGGGAGACAGCGTCGAACCTTCGCAAGGTGTTCGACTTCCTCGAACGAGAGCGCGTGGTTGCCCTCTTCGATGAGTTCGATGCCATCGGAAAGGAACGAGGAGACGCCTCCGAGCATGGGGAGCTGAAGCGGGTGGTGAACTCCTTCCTGCTGATGCTCGATGGCTACAGGGGGAGGAGCCTTCTCGTTGCGGCGACCAACCACGAGTACATGCTGGACAAGGCTCTCTGGCGCCGCTTCGACGACGTACTCCTCTTTGAGAAGCCGAACACGGAGCAGGTTAAGGCCCTCCTCGCCACGAAGCTCCGGGGGGTTCGGCACGAGTTGTCCCTCACGGGCAGAGAGTTCCTGCAGCGGTTCCGGGGACTCTCGCATGCGGATATCGAGCGGGTGGTCATCCGCGCCATCAAACTCATGGTCCTCAAGGGGCGTGAAATCGTGACCCCAGACCTCGTTGAAGAAGCACTCCAGAGGGAGGAGAAGCGCTTGGCGCTCGTCGCCAAGCAGTCGTCCGAAGGCTGCGGAGGAAGAGGTGGCTGA
- a CDS encoding mechanosensitive ion channel family protein produces MHRNLIVLLLLLSPVSVLAGGLNEGLGEPPPEVDRQTPSATVTGFLEASHARYMALLPHYLWLSHLPQEQQRAEGERLGRRLMFVLDRAMWFDFTRLGQEPHGDTPGATSVSLGQVPLGMGTRDIRLRRVEGPDGTPIWVFSEGTVRAIDALFEEHGSPLLERLPSFFFVRPVWVLELWQWLGLVLLAGAVLLASQVLEKWAQWLGGRAARLTKSGWDDQVLTAARGPMRFALVALMGAAGSRLLLLPPPAQKAVDLGARSLALVSAAWFVLRFIKLSASFIEQKVVAQAGEDVGRARGLRTQLVVMRRIIEAATYVIAVSLLLLQFEAVRNVGVSLLASAGIAGLVVGLAAQKSISTLLAGIQLSITQPVRIGDTVIVENEWGWIEEITLTYVVVKVWDLRRLVVPMSHFLDKPFQNWSKVSPEILGTAELYVDYRTDVEAVRAELSRILHDEGRALWDGKVQGLQVTGFSERTMTLRALVSAADSGKAFDLRCLVRERLIAFLQSQPAGLPVVRAEALFPPEAVESRTAPVLPSSGGRNVVVPKGRAE; encoded by the coding sequence ATGCACCGAAACCTCATCGTCCTCCTGCTGCTGCTGTCGCCCGTGTCCGTGCTCGCCGGGGGACTCAACGAAGGGCTCGGCGAGCCGCCGCCGGAGGTGGATCGGCAGACGCCCTCGGCCACGGTGACGGGCTTCCTGGAGGCCTCGCATGCCCGGTACATGGCGCTGCTGCCGCACTACCTGTGGTTGTCGCACCTGCCGCAAGAGCAGCAGCGGGCGGAAGGGGAGCGGCTCGGGCGGCGGCTGATGTTCGTGTTGGACCGGGCGATGTGGTTCGACTTCACGCGCCTCGGCCAGGAGCCCCATGGGGACACGCCCGGGGCGACGAGCGTGTCGCTGGGTCAGGTGCCGCTGGGCATGGGCACGCGCGACATCCGGTTGCGCCGGGTGGAGGGGCCGGACGGGACGCCCATCTGGGTGTTCAGCGAGGGGACGGTGCGCGCCATCGACGCGCTCTTCGAGGAGCACGGCTCGCCGCTGCTCGAGCGTCTGCCGTCGTTCTTCTTCGTGCGCCCGGTCTGGGTACTGGAGCTGTGGCAGTGGCTGGGGCTCGTGCTGCTCGCGGGCGCGGTGTTGCTGGCGAGCCAGGTGCTGGAGAAGTGGGCGCAGTGGCTGGGAGGCCGCGCGGCGCGGCTGACGAAGTCCGGGTGGGATGACCAGGTGCTCACGGCGGCCCGGGGGCCGATGCGCTTCGCCCTCGTGGCGCTGATGGGGGCCGCGGGGTCGCGGCTGTTGCTGTTGCCGCCGCCGGCGCAGAAGGCGGTGGACCTGGGGGCGCGCTCGCTGGCGCTGGTGTCGGCGGCGTGGTTCGTCCTGCGCTTCATCAAGCTGTCGGCGAGCTTCATCGAGCAGAAGGTGGTGGCGCAGGCGGGCGAGGACGTGGGCCGCGCGCGGGGGCTGCGCACCCAGCTCGTGGTGATGCGGCGGATCATCGAGGCGGCCACCTACGTCATCGCCGTGTCGTTGCTGCTGTTGCAGTTCGAGGCCGTGCGCAACGTGGGCGTGTCGCTGCTGGCCTCGGCGGGCATCGCCGGCCTGGTGGTGGGCCTCGCGGCGCAGAAGTCCATCTCCACCCTGCTCGCGGGCATCCAGCTCTCCATCACCCAGCCGGTGCGTATCGGCGACACCGTCATCGTGGAGAACGAGTGGGGATGGATCGAGGAGATCACCCTCACCTATGTCGTGGTGAAGGTGTGGGACCTGCGGCGGCTGGTGGTGCCGATGAGCCACTTCCTCGACAAGCCCTTCCAGAACTGGAGCAAGGTGTCGCCGGAGATCCTCGGCACGGCGGAGCTGTACGTGGACTACCGCACGGACGTGGAGGCGGTGCGGGCCGAGCTCTCGCGGATCCTCCACGACGAGGGCCGCGCGCTGTGGGATGGCAAGGTGCAGGGGCTGCAGGTGACGGGCTTCAGCGAGCGGACGATGACGTTGCGCGCGCTGGTGAGCGCGGCGGACTCGGGCAAGGCGTTCGACTTGCGGTGTCTCGTGCGCGAGCGGCTCATCGCCTTCCTCCAGAGCCAGCCCGCGGGCCTGCCCGTGGTGCGTGCCGAGGCGCTGTTCCCCCCGGAAGCCGTCGAGTCCCGAACGGCTCCGGTGCTCCCCTCGTCCGGAGGCCGGAACGTGGTGGTCCCCAAGGGGCGCGCGGAGTAA
- a CDS encoding ATP-binding cassette domain-containing protein, with translation MFQFEQVSKRFGDTWALHPLDLRVPEGRTTVLLGPSGCGKSTVLRLMNGLLRPDSGRVLFRGEPLREEDLLAVRRRIGYALQGGGLFPHLTAEGNATLMACYLKWPRARVRERLEELVTLTRFPAEALGRYPGQLSGGQRQRVSLMRALMLEPDVLLLDEPLGALDPMIRHELQEDLRDIFSRLGKTVVLVTHDLGEGAFLGEHAVLLREGRVVQQGPLTELARAPADPFVTRFFQAQRLPLEGVSR, from the coding sequence GTGTTCCAGTTCGAGCAGGTCTCCAAGCGCTTCGGTGACACGTGGGCCCTGCACCCGCTCGACCTGCGGGTGCCCGAGGGGCGCACCACCGTCCTCCTGGGCCCGAGTGGTTGCGGCAAGTCCACCGTGCTGCGGCTGATGAACGGGCTGTTGCGCCCCGACTCGGGGCGCGTCCTCTTCCGGGGTGAGCCCCTGCGCGAGGAGGACCTGCTCGCCGTGCGGCGGCGCATCGGCTACGCGCTCCAGGGCGGTGGCCTCTTCCCGCACCTCACCGCCGAGGGCAACGCCACCCTCATGGCGTGCTACCTGAAGTGGCCCCGGGCGCGGGTGCGCGAGCGGCTGGAGGAACTCGTGACCCTCACGCGCTTTCCCGCCGAGGCCCTCGGCCGCTACCCCGGCCAGCTCTCCGGCGGACAGCGCCAGCGCGTGAGCCTCATGCGCGCGTTGATGCTCGAGCCGGACGTGCTCCTGCTCGACGAGCCCCTCGGGGCGTTGGATCCGATGATCCGCCACGAGCTGCAGGAGGACCTGCGCGACATCTTCTCCCGGCTCGGCAAGACGGTGGTGCTCGTCACCCATGACCTCGGGGAGGGGGCCTTCCTCGGCGAGCACGCGGTGCTCCTGCGCGAGGGCCGCGTCGTGCAGCAGGGGCCGCTCACCGAGCTCGCACGCGCGCCGGCCGACCCCTTCGTCACCCGCTTCTTCCAGGCCCAGCGCCTGCCCCTCGAGGGCGTCTCCCGATGA
- a CDS encoding glycine betaine ABC transporter substrate-binding protein, whose amino-acid sequence MRWLAAWVLLVLCACSGASADGPTVRVGSKKFTESVILGDMATQLARSTGARVEHRRELGGTQVLWQALRRGDIDVYPEYTGTLRQELFAGRALPDDEALREALAAEGVRLGVSLGFNDTYALGMKEEEAARLNIRTLSDLRQHPELRLAFSNEFMDRADGWPALRARYGLPQTEVRGLDHDLAYRGLESGALQVTDLYSTDAEIAYYGLRVLEDDLHHFPAYDAVLLYRAELAERAPEVVAALERLEGLVSASEMVALNASAKLQRVPERQVAATFLARELGLAVTVRGESLLLNVWRHTREHLFLVGLSLLGAIVVAVPLGVLVARRPRLGRGVLALAGIIQTVPSLALLVFMIPLLGIGARPAIVALFLYSLLPIIRNTAAGLSGIPPEVRESAEALGLPPGARLRLVELPMAAPSILAGIQTSAVINVGTATLGALIGAGGYGQPILTGIRLDDTALILQGAIPAAGLALLVSGLFGLVERVVVPRGLRL is encoded by the coding sequence ATGAGGTGGCTCGCCGCGTGGGTGCTGCTGGTGCTGTGCGCATGCTCGGGCGCCTCCGCGGACGGCCCCACGGTGCGCGTGGGCTCCAAGAAGTTCACCGAGTCCGTCATCCTCGGAGACATGGCGACCCAGCTCGCCCGGAGCACCGGCGCGCGGGTCGAGCACCGGCGCGAGCTCGGAGGCACCCAGGTGCTCTGGCAGGCCCTGCGGCGCGGAGACATCGACGTCTACCCCGAGTACACCGGGACGCTGCGCCAGGAGCTCTTCGCCGGCCGCGCCCTGCCGGATGACGAGGCGCTGCGCGAGGCGCTCGCCGCCGAGGGCGTGCGCCTGGGCGTGTCCCTGGGCTTCAACGACACCTACGCACTCGGGATGAAGGAGGAGGAGGCCGCGCGGCTGAACATCCGCACGCTGTCCGACCTGCGCCAGCACCCGGAGCTGCGCCTGGCCTTCAGCAACGAGTTCATGGACCGCGCCGATGGCTGGCCCGCCCTGCGCGCGCGCTACGGGCTGCCCCAGACGGAGGTGCGCGGGCTCGACCATGACCTGGCGTACCGGGGCCTGGAGAGCGGGGCCCTGCAGGTGACGGACCTGTACTCCACCGACGCGGAGATCGCCTATTACGGCCTGCGCGTGCTGGAGGACGACCTGCACCACTTCCCCGCCTATGACGCCGTGCTGCTGTACCGGGCGGAGCTGGCGGAGCGGGCCCCGGAGGTGGTGGCCGCGCTCGAGCGGTTGGAGGGCCTCGTCTCCGCGTCCGAGATGGTGGCGCTCAACGCGAGCGCGAAGCTCCAGCGGGTACCCGAGCGCCAGGTGGCCGCCACGTTCCTCGCGCGCGAGCTGGGCCTCGCGGTGACGGTGCGGGGGGAAAGCCTGCTGCTGAACGTGTGGCGGCACACGCGTGAGCACCTGTTCCTCGTGGGCCTGTCGCTGCTCGGGGCCATCGTCGTGGCGGTGCCGCTGGGGGTGCTGGTGGCGCGCCGGCCGAGGCTCGGGCGGGGCGTGCTCGCGCTGGCGGGCATCATCCAGACGGTGCCCTCGCTCGCGCTGCTGGTGTTCATGATTCCGCTGCTGGGCATCGGGGCCCGGCCCGCCATCGTGGCGCTGTTCCTCTACAGCCTGCTGCCCATCATCCGGAACACGGCGGCGGGGCTCTCGGGCATTCCCCCGGAGGTGCGCGAGTCCGCCGAGGCGCTCGGCCTGCCGCCCGGCGCGCGGCTGCGCCTCGTGGAACTGCCCATGGCCGCCCCGTCCATCCTCGCGGGCATCCAGACGTCGGCGGTCATCAACGTGGGCACCGCCACGCTGGGCGCGCTCATCGGCGCGGGAGGCTACGGACAACCGATTCTCACGGGCATCCGGTTGGATGACACCGCGCTCATCCTCCAGGGGGCCATTCCCGCCGCGGGACTCGCGCTGCTCGTCAGCGGGTTGTTCGGGCTCGTCGAGCGGGTGGTGGTGCCCCGGGGATTGCGGCTCTAA
- the rnk gene encoding nucleoside diphosphate kinase regulator, with product MTRNPRILISRSDFDSLQRLLDQRGDGRDALLIERLDQELDRAEVVEQVPPGVVAMNSTAVFEEEETGTRRQLKLCYPREARAEAGCISVLAPIGSALLGLSEGQSIEWEVPGGRRRLRIVAVLEQPWAPEQPAA from the coding sequence ATGACCCGGAACCCACGAATCCTCATCAGCCGTTCGGACTTCGACAGCCTCCAGCGCCTCCTCGATCAACGGGGAGATGGGCGCGACGCGCTCCTCATCGAGCGTCTCGACCAGGAACTCGACCGCGCGGAGGTGGTGGAGCAGGTGCCACCCGGCGTCGTGGCGATGAACAGCACCGCGGTCTTCGAGGAGGAGGAGACGGGCACGCGCCGCCAGCTCAAGCTCTGCTATCCGCGGGAGGCGCGCGCCGAGGCGGGCTGCATCTCCGTCCTCGCGCCCATCGGCAGCGCGCTGCTCGGACTCTCCGAGGGGCAGAGCATCGAGTGGGAGGTCCCAGGTGGCCGCCGGCGGCTGCGCATCGTCGCGGTGCTCGAGCAGCCCTGGGCCCCCGAACAGCCTGCCGCATGA
- a CDS encoding CBS domain-containing protein — MPTFVHEIMLNDVAVLAPRTTLREAAARMSRSGRGLLVIADAERIHGLVTMRRLILGAEAAAQGYPIHGIGDLASSRFILAREDEQLMQLAPRMVRAGVRRAVVVDEDGRVSGVVTTQEFARAERRRWRRLHAVELSSEGSFPASDPPSWTGTVAG; from the coding sequence ATGCCCACGTTCGTTCACGAGATCATGCTCAACGACGTTGCCGTGCTCGCCCCCCGGACCACGCTGCGCGAGGCCGCGGCGCGAATGTCACGCTCGGGCCGAGGTCTCCTCGTCATCGCGGACGCGGAGCGAATCCACGGACTGGTGACGATGCGCCGGCTCATCCTGGGCGCAGAGGCCGCGGCCCAGGGGTACCCCATCCATGGCATTGGTGACCTGGCCAGCAGCCGCTTCATCCTCGCACGTGAGGACGAGCAGCTCATGCAGCTCGCCCCGCGCATGGTGCGCGCTGGCGTCCGCCGCGCCGTTGTCGTCGACGAGGACGGGCGGGTGTCGGGCGTCGTCACGACCCAGGAGTTCGCGCGCGCGGAGCGGCGCCGGTGGAGACGTCTGCATGCCGTGGAGCTCTCGTCCGAGGGCTCGTTCCCGGCAAGTGACCCCCCCTCGTGGACCGGCACCGTGGCCGGCTGA
- a CDS encoding DUF421 domain-containing protein: MAAWTELFRFSVPVGETLLRGTVMFLAIYAIARVVGKREAGAHSLTDLLVVVLVAEAAAPGLAGESKGLLDSLLLIVTIFAWSVAIDALAYRWPALAPLLKSRPVPLIRDGQLNQRALRREFMQHEELMAELRMHGVTDVKDVARAYLEPSGMISIIRADRAEPDQPAKPPVVG, translated from the coding sequence ATGGCGGCCTGGACAGAGCTCTTCCGTTTCAGCGTGCCGGTAGGAGAGACCCTCCTGCGCGGCACGGTGATGTTCCTGGCGATCTACGCCATCGCGCGCGTGGTCGGGAAGCGTGAGGCCGGTGCGCACTCGCTCACCGACCTGCTCGTCGTCGTGCTCGTGGCGGAGGCCGCCGCGCCCGGCCTCGCGGGAGAGTCGAAGGGGCTGCTCGACAGCCTGTTGCTGATCGTGACCATCTTCGCCTGGAGCGTGGCGATTGACGCGCTGGCCTACCGGTGGCCGGCCCTCGCGCCGCTGCTCAAGTCCCGGCCCGTGCCGCTGATCCGTGACGGGCAGCTCAACCAGCGCGCGCTGCGTCGTGAGTTCATGCAGCATGAGGAGTTGATGGCGGAGCTGCGGATGCATGGGGTCACGGACGTGAAGGACGTCGCCCGCGCCTACCTCGAGCCGAGCGGGATGATCAGCATCATCCGCGCGGACCGGGCGGAGCCCGATCAGCCAGCGAAGCCGCCCGTCGTGGGCTGA
- a CDS encoding transposase has protein sequence MFQEEGYYFVTSRCFQGRLLLRPSKAVNEVIGGVLARAVEQSAGCVRLHAFVFASNHFHLLVWARGVALSSFMQYLRANLSKKVGRLVDWSGGFWERRYSAEPVLDDTALVGRLRYVLAHGVKEGLVERCTEWPGLTCLPQLLGPARRLFRWFNWTKRWSKRSRNEQVAGEGHFAEEWAEPVALDVATLPCWAGKTEEERQHAVRTLLQEVEAEARAQRKGVLGARAVQSQHPHTRPERLKRSPRPLGHASTGEALRALREQYRAFVFAFREAAECWRQGNFSACFPLFSFPPRVMPGLTAQSN, from the coding sequence ATGTTCCAGGAAGAGGGCTACTACTTCGTCACGTCCAGATGTTTCCAAGGACGTTTGCTGCTACGTCCCAGCAAGGCCGTGAACGAGGTCATCGGAGGCGTGCTGGCGCGAGCTGTGGAACAGAGCGCTGGCTGCGTGAGGTTGCACGCCTTCGTATTTGCCTCCAACCACTTCCATCTGTTGGTGTGGGCCCGAGGGGTTGCTCTCTCCAGTTTCATGCAATACCTGCGCGCCAATCTCTCCAAGAAGGTGGGGAGGCTGGTGGATTGGAGTGGGGGATTCTGGGAACGGCGCTACTCGGCGGAACCAGTGCTGGACGACACCGCGTTGGTGGGCCGGTTGCGCTACGTGCTCGCCCATGGAGTGAAGGAGGGCTTGGTGGAGAGATGCACCGAGTGGCCGGGCCTCACCTGCCTGCCACAACTGCTGGGACCCGCGCGGCGGCTCTTCCGTTGGTTCAACTGGACGAAGCGCTGGAGCAAACGCAGCCGCAATGAGCAGGTGGCAGGAGAGGGACACTTCGCGGAGGAGTGGGCCGAGCCAGTGGCGTTAGATGTGGCGACGTTGCCATGCTGGGCAGGTAAGACAGAAGAAGAAAGGCAGCACGCGGTACGGACTCTGTTGCAAGAGGTTGAGGCCGAAGCTCGAGCGCAGAGGAAGGGCGTCCTGGGGGCGCGGGCTGTGCAATCTCAGCACCCGCATACCCGCCCTGAGCGCCTCAAGCGTAGTCCGCGACCGCTGGGACATGCGTCCACAGGTGAGGCGCTGCGGGCGTTGCGCGAGCAATACCGTGCTTTTGTCTTTGCGTTCCGAGAAGCGGCAGAGTGTTGGAGGCAGGGAAATTTTTCGGCCTGTTTCCCACTCTTTTCCTTTCCGCCACGCGTTATGCCAGGTCTCACTGCTCAATCGAATTGA
- a CDS encoding TIGR02265 family protein produces the protein MSSESNSGSDSAETAEQDLQHRLRLATPEFTTRGFLFTSMLKAVKELGGDDEVVRHCLEASGETSFVEFFHYPTRSLLLLISTAAEALSGRYGSVEEVLRQMGARGGESYMDTPVGRAVQQQTGTRPQRLMFALQTLYEGLTSYGKPALSFPRPDRGVLSVQASFMPLAYHEGGAQAISGRMGLTPVSVRARRTGPLSLDLECSW, from the coding sequence ATGAGTAGCGAATCGAATTCGGGCAGTGACTCCGCGGAGACCGCGGAGCAGGATCTCCAACATCGGTTGCGGCTCGCGACACCGGAGTTCACTACGCGTGGCTTCCTGTTCACCTCCATGTTGAAGGCGGTGAAGGAGTTGGGCGGTGACGACGAGGTGGTGCGGCACTGCCTGGAAGCAAGCGGGGAGACGTCCTTCGTGGAGTTCTTCCACTATCCCACCCGTTCGCTCCTGTTGTTGATCTCCACCGCGGCCGAGGCCCTGAGTGGCCGGTATGGAAGCGTGGAGGAGGTGTTGCGGCAGATGGGCGCCAGGGGGGGAGAGAGTTACATGGACACCCCGGTCGGGCGCGCGGTGCAGCAACAGACGGGAACCCGTCCGCAGCGCCTGATGTTCGCGCTGCAGACGCTCTACGAGGGTCTGACGAGCTATGGGAAGCCCGCGCTGTCCTTTCCCCGGCCGGATCGGGGGGTGCTCTCCGTGCAGGCCTCCTTCATGCCGCTCGCGTACCACGAGGGAGGTGCCCAGGCGATCTCAGGGCGGATGGGCCTGACGCCCGTGAGTGTCCGCGCGCGCAGGACGGGTCCGCTCAGCCTCGACCTGGAGTGCTCCTGGTGA